ttttcattttatatacagtatgtgactgtttctgatgcTCTACTCTTCTAAATATCTATGAAAGGTAGATGTGTACATCTGTACATGTGAGGAATGTTAGTACTCTCATTTGATGTTGAATGTCTTTTTCAGACTCTCCTCTGCCTGCTCGTATGTGATATTCTCCCAAGTTATTGGAATATCAGCAGGCTTTGCATCACATGCTTCTGCAAACTTTTCATTGAACGTTGCCAACACATATTTCCAGTAGTCTGATGCCTGAAGGCTTGCATCTGGAGGAATTTTCCAGTCTGGGTaaatttttgtgtaatccttgTAAGGGTGCGATTCACCATTTGTGGCATCACAACGAAACAGCTTGTCACTGACCACCGAAGAAGAGCAAATGTCAATGACAAGTTTTTCCGTTTTAGTCGATACATAATAACCCAGACCCTTTGGTCGATGTAGTGAAGTGTGGTGCTCTGTATggtctcttcctcctgcctcacAAGGTGCTGTGCAGAATGGACACTGTTTGCCACAGCCGATCATTTCTAACAAAAGCTCCCTCTGAGGATTCACACGAAGAGATTTTAGTTTCATTTGGATTCTTGTTTCTTCGAACTTCTTCCTAAGAGCTTGTTCCATGTCCTTCACACACTCAGTGAGCCAATGAGCAAACTGTTCCTGGTCAGCATTGTTCAGGATCATGAAAGCACCAAGAGCATCCTGGGAAATGACCAGTTTATCACCAAGTTTCTGACAGACATTCTCAACAAATGTCTTCAGGTTGCcactcttttctgttttagctTTGTTGATAGCACTATTTATGCTGTTGATTCTTGACTGGAGATGTTGATCttcaaactcaaacattttagacccatttgagaaatgttttaagATGCAATCAAGAACCCATTTGTTGGCATAACTCTCATATGAGCGAATGTAGCTCTGATACTTCTTAAAGTTCTGCTTTGAGAGCAAATCCAGTAAAATTGAATACTGGAAGAACATCCGTGTGCTGAACTCAaactttgtcttcatttctcCAATGATATCAGGACCCAAGGAACGATTGATGAAGTCTTCCACTGCAGGCCTCAAACAGCGTTCTGTGAATTCTTCTGCTTTCTTCTGGCACTGGTCTCGTTTATGGAACACATCCTTGAAATCatcacaaaacttttctttgttttgattcagaCATGTGGAGGGATCATTCTCACGCAGGAAATCTTCATGCATTTCCTGAAACTGTCTGGCTGCAAATCCACAGATGTGCTGTTTGAGAGGAACTTCAAACTCGATCTCTATCTTCACATTCTGATTGTTTTGCAGCTTCTCATCAATTGTGTGTAGGATCTCTTGGATGTAAGTGTCGTggtaattgttttttcttttcactttgtcATTCATAATCTCTGTGCAGTCCATGATGATGCAGTCAGCTATCTTTTGTAAAGCCACTACGTGATCTTCAACATTGAAGAATTTTCTGACTCCGTGTTTAAACTGCTTGATAAATCCTTCCACAGTATATTTGAAAGGCACCTGTCCACAATCTTGCAGACTTTTTTGACTGAACAGTTTAGATGCACCACCGCCCCTGTGTGACAGATTGATTCTCAAGTCAGAGGTCACTCTTGCGATGACATCTGTGACTTTTTGCTCTGGAAATGATAgttcattcagtgttttattccACATCTTGTCAAATTTTTCATCCAGCTCTTTGTCTGTCATCTCAACCTTTTTTTGCCGACATTCTTCAATCAATGCACATACTCTCTCCTCTATCTGTTTTGTGTGCTTCTCCTTGATTCTGTCAATTTCTGCCATTCcctgtctgatgtcagctgctgctgtgagctgaTTGATTACAGAGTTCTCTGTTTCTCGTCGAAGGCTCTTTGCACTGTTCACAAAGTCTTCTCTGTATCCTTCTACTAGATAGACGTGACCCTCTGTTTGCTTGAAGTACTCTGCCAGATTTTCAAGAAGCTTTGTCTCCCATttagacaacacaacacaagctTCACTTTTTAATTGAGTGCGAAAATCTGACATGTCTGATGTCTCAGATTTTTCAGCAACTGTGCCAAAGTTGGAAATTCTTGTTTCCGCTGCAGTGACCCAGGTGTACATCTCTTTTTTGAATTCCCATTCCCATTTGTTGAATTCTGTGCACAGCCTCATGTATGCATCAGCCACCAGGCTGTTTCTGAAGCTGAAGATGAAGTTTTCATGCTTCACTGCATTCCACAGGCTTTTCACCCACTTTGTAAACTCCAAGATATCATTAGAAGACGACTCACAACTTCCTAACATTTGGATAATGTTTTTCTTGAGCTCATAAACAGCCTCACTGTACCCTGCATTGACTGGTGCCATTGGTGGGTTTCCATTCCAGAGACCAGGAACGTACCAGTTCCCAGTGTCTGGACTATACTCCATCACATCAGTGAAGCTCttgtcctcctctttcttttccattttggcTGCTGCCTGCGTCATCTCGTTTAACTGCTGCAGGAGCAGTTTCCTGTCTCGTAAGTTTTTCTCATGGGCTGAAACATCTGACACATTCTGgtgaacaaactgacatttggGCTTTTTGCCCACCTCTGTCATCCTGAGAAAAGCATGCACCACTATTTGTAGGAtgtctttcatttctgttgagTTCTCCATTGCAATATTGATAATGGTGATATCACTCAGCCCCACAACAAGTGTTGCAAGCTCATTGTCGTGCTCGTGGCT
This is a stretch of genomic DNA from Pagrus major chromosome 10, Pma_NU_1.0. It encodes these proteins:
- the LOC141003372 gene encoding interferon-induced very large GTPase 1-like, whose translation is MTLLKPSPPVQIAVYQVSSESLSLRWDPPAGKVESYLVTCCHEGEITQEMTTDTNNLTLSGLSPGVCYSLQVSAQLRNGRRSKPAVTSAHTKTQLQSLLEDLGLEQLYTEKLSLSTILQIEEKTITDEPAKCNSDLPWYFLKKLMMVNVTARNVKCTSACESTCEAASENTESDFDDLLDSEHSDHMLNPLDIITALFLCSDGFVQQEMTLKMSMCQFSVPLLLPDCDTKQCTLMLWAMRDIVKKHRPQSLSESKGFIEDRIVVSELPMISFVRLGECSLSKSEMLNKLLSNSQQYHDTFVHSNMECGDSPRRISNGLAEISWYLPCGNKNMDIFSEPVTVANLRGDIASFETQFSFLCLTSAAVFVFFENVDSECELLMNKHHKAEIFLVGNHQSSRFSMDGLKKVAKKMGLTKNNIILKTNQNNDADFVKKLRKTISNIVESSEMKMGIKQMADIAHELGIWVDEDCPECQTAKNNADAITAEIQDILKYKETQLPLQGQIWKELTGLEKEEFRLRGVGSENIEKYKSDLQVQKEKLREKQNSYDMSNAMTCFINAISSSGTERSYFLKWMRMNLDNLSREKLSDLREQYKEKSKNSENKEEIKEIDRQLSNSSLGTEHFFREMGQIYEASLSLPETDPSRQQLQHLPKLCAGLLLDGFPLELVDGDASNIPLRWVSDVLSQLNDLVSPKNKILVVTVLGVQSTGKSTLLNTMFGVQFAVSSGRCTRGAFMLLIRVNDDVKKALNCDFMVIIDTEGLKSPELAQLDNSHEHDNELATLVVGLSDITIINIAMENSTEMKDILQIVVHAFLRMTEVGKKPKCQFVHQNVSDVSAHEKNLRDRKLLLQQLNEMTQAAAKMEKKEEDKSFTDVMEYSPDTGNWYVPGLWNGNPPMAPVNAGYSEAVYELKKNIIQMLGSCESSSNDILEFTKWVKSLWNAVKHENFIFSFRNSLVADAYMRLCTEFNKWEWEFKKEMYTWVTAAETRISNFGTVAEKSETSDMSDFRTQLKSEACVVLSKWETKLLENLAEYFKQTEGHVYLVEGYREDFVNSAKSLRRETENSVINQLTAAADIRQGMAEIDRIKEKHTKQIEERVCALIEECRQKKVEMTDKELDEKFDKMWNKTLNELSFPEQKVTDVIARVTSDLRINLSHRGGGASKLFSQKSLQDCGQVPFKYTVEGFIKQFKHGVRKFFNVEDHVVALQKIADCIIMDCTEIMNDKVKRKNNYHDTYIQEILHTIDEKLQNNQNVKIEIEFEVPLKQHICGFAARQFQEMHEDFLRENDPSTCLNQNKEKFCDDFKDVFHKRDQCQKKAEEFTERCLRPAVEDFINRSLGPDIIGEMKTKFEFSTRMFFQYSILLDLLSKQNFKKYQSYIRSYESYANKWVLDCILKHFSNGSKMFEFEDQHLQSRINSINSAINKAKTEKSGNLKTFVENVCQKLGDKLVISQDALGAFMILNNADQEQFAHWLTECVKDMEQALRKKFEETRIQMKLKSLRVNPQRELLLEMIGCGKQCPFCTAPCEAGGRDHTEHHTSLHRPKGLGYYVSTKTEKLVIDICSSSVVSDKLFRCDATNGESHPYKDYTKIYPDWKIPPDASLQASDYWKYVLATFNEKFAEACDAKPADIPITWENITYEQAEESLKKTFNIK